A section of the Citrus sinensis cultivar Valencia sweet orange chromosome 8, DVS_A1.0, whole genome shotgun sequence genome encodes:
- the LOC102617544 gene encoding protein SLOW GREEN 1, chloroplastic, translating to MSSSSFLTTSSSSFSVLNHLSTTTATNNPSIPPSSSSSSSLKCRNSSSSTQITQTLKSFATTLIITGATLSITSKKFPAKAESLTPPVTVTETHTELENERDDEHQAIESLKTLLQKKLENGEDQESLTILQRLAVAQPQVTDWKFLMARLLSEMGKTQDARNVFEEILAGNPLSFEALFENALLMDRCGEGEAVIKRLEEALEIAEDGNKLKEARDVRFIMAQIKFLQKNVDEALKSYQELEIEDPNDFRPYFCKGMIYSLLDRNAEAKEEFAKYRQLSPKKFEVEGYLRTPLSRMKLFGTNDDIKNTNN from the coding sequence ATGTCTTCTTCCTCATTTCTAAccacttcatcttcttcattctcTGTTCTCAATCATCTCAGTACCACCACCGCCACCAACAACCCGTCAATCCccccatcatcatcatcatcatcatcactcaAGTGTAGAAACTCTTCCAGCTCCACTCAAATAACTCAAACACTCAAGTCATTTGCCACAACACTCATAATAACAGGCGCCACGCTTTCCATCACCAGCAAAAAATTCCCTGCTAAAGCTGAATCTCTTACCCCTCCTGTCACAGTCACTGAAACCCACACTGAGCTCGAGAATGAACGTGATGATGAACATCAAGCCATTGAATCTCTCAAAACCCTTCTGCAGAAAAAGCTTGAAAATGGGGAGGACCAAGAGTCTCTCACGATACTCCAACGCCTGGCCGTTGCCCAGCCCCAGGTTACCGACTGGAAATTCTTGATGGCCCGGTTGCTCAGCGAAATGGGCAAGACCCAAGATGCACGCAATGTCTTCGAAGAAATTCTCGCCGGAAATCCTCTGTCTTTTGAGGCTTTGTTTGAGAATGCGTTGTTGATGGACCGATGCGGGGAGGGAGAGGCGGTGATAAAGAGATTAGAAGAGGCTTTGGAGATTGCCGAGGATGGGAACAAATTGAAAGAAGCTAGAGATGTGAGGTTTATAATGGCGCAGATAAAGTTCTTGCAAAAGAATGTCGATGAGGCTTTGAAGAGTTACCAAGAATTGGAGATTGAGGATCCAAATGATTTTAGGCCTTACTTTTGTAAGGGAATGATTTATAGCTTGCTTGATAGGAATGCGGAAGCTAAAGAGGAGTTTGCTAAGTATAGACAACTTTCGCCGAAGAAATTTGAAGTTGAAGGCTATTTGAGGACGCCATTGTCGAGGATGAAGCTCTTCGGGACCAACGACGATATCAAAAACACCAACAACTGA